In bacterium, the genomic stretch TTTCTCAAAGCTGGTTTGCTAACCTACGTGTAGATTATTGGAAGTCTTGGCAGGCAAATTTAGGGGTAAAAGCGGAATGCGTTGATTATTCTTCAATAACTTTTGAATTCGATTACCTCAACAGTAAAGTCTGGGGTAGGGATTCCTAAGCGGCCATTACATGCCAAACGCTCGATTGAAAGGTCTATGGCCGTTTTTGACTCGTCGCAGGCAAGCCATCTTCTTGCGAGCCGTTGGGCGACGACTGGGGTAGTACCGGAGCCGCAGAAGAAATCGGCGATGGTGTCTCCCTCATCGGAGGAGGCTAGAAGAATCATCTCTAATAGAGCTTCCGGTTTTTGGGTAGGGTAGCCTACACGTTCTTTTGCCATCGGATTCATTTGCTGGAGGATAAGCACATCGTTGGGGTTCTTTTCGGTATCAAGTTGAGAAATGCGGGCACCAAGAGGATTACGCGCTCGATGAAGTGATTTGGGGGTCCTTGGAGTCTTGATGCGTTCACCATAGAATTTCCAGTCTTTAGGGGAACGGGAATACCACAGAATAGTATCGTGCTTGCGGCTGAATCTTACTTTTGAGGCCCCACCGGTTTGATAGTGCCAAATTAGCTCATTTTGGAAGCAATTAGCCCCAAAAATCTTATCCATCTCCACCTTAATATAATGCACCGCATGCCAGTCCAGATGGACATAAATCGAGCCATTTGGCTTAAGCAATCGTTTCATCTCAGCCAATCGAATGCTAAGCCAAAGCACATAGTCCAGCATCCCGCCATCCCATATATCACTAAACGATCGTCCTACCTTGGCTTCAGAAAGAATATTGAAATCGCGCCCGGTGAAAAAAGGCGGATCAATATAGATCAGATCAATGCATTCGCTGGGAAGTTGGTGCATTAATGCGAGATTATCCCCACAAAAAAGCCGATTAGCGCCGGCAGGGAAAAGGGGTTCCATTGCCGGGTACTGTTCGTTATAACCAAATTCATATCGTATAATTCGATCAGTCATACTCATATTAAGACAATCCGATATCAATAAGTTTACTCCTGTAGCCTAGGCGCAGGGAATAGCTGTGTGAGGTAATCTTGTAGTACGGCAGCAAAGAGGCTATAGTTAAAGTTGGACTTATCAATCAGCATCGTCAATTGGAATACGCGGGATGACCTGAGGCAGGCATTGACCGCTATTTATAACAGTGGCACGAAGGCGAGCTTTGAAGTAATCGTCGTGGATAACGCTTCGACAGATAGCAGCGTAGCGATGCTTGAAAGCGAGTTCCCTCAAGTCCGCGTGATTTCCAACGATGCCAATCGTGGTTTTGGCGCCGCCCATAATCAAGCTTTTAATCA encodes the following:
- a CDS encoding site-specific DNA-methyltransferase; this encodes MSMTDRIIRYEFGYNEQYPAMEPLFPAGANRLFCGDNLALMHQLPSECIDLIYIDPPFFTGRDFNILSEAKVGRSFSDIWDGGMLDYVLWLSIRLAEMKRLLKPNGSIYVHLDWHAVHYIKVEMDKIFGANCFQNELIWHYQTGGASKVRFSRKHDTILWYSRSPKDWKFYGERIKTPRTPKSLHRARNPLGARISQLDTEKNPNDVLILQQMNPMAKERVGYPTQKPEALLEMILLASSDEGDTIADFFCGSGTTPVVAQRLARRWLACDESKTAIDLSIERLACNGRLGIPTPDFTVEVIEFKSY